The genomic window GACTTCTCCAATAGTCTGCCTGCGATTGTTCTCCAAAAAAGCGGGCAGCCATGGGGCTGCCCGCTTCTTAATCTGATAGTGGGTCGTCGGGCGGTACTTTACCCGTTCGTGTCGTCGAGCCGCTGCTGCCATTTGGCAGTCAGCTTGTCATATAGACCCTCGCTGATTTCACCATTGGCCAGGCGCAAGTCCAGGCTATCCAGCAGGGCCTGAACTTCCTCCACTGTCTGCGGACTGGCAGGCGCAGCTGCGGGGGCCGCCTGCTGTGGCTGTGATGAAGCCCTCATGGCCTCGGCGATAGCCCCTGCCATGCCGGCACCCACGCCGACGCCGGCACCCAGGCCAAGGCCGGCGCTGGCAGCACCGCCACCTTCGCCACCGCCCTCGGCCATTCCCAACGCCTCGATAGCCAAACCGGTCTGATACTCGATGAAACTCTGAGCGCCAACCGCACCCATGGCAGCGCGCTTATCGATGGCCTCCTGGGTCTCCTTGGTGGGACTGATGGACTGGATGAAGAACTGCTTCATCTGGATGCCCAGCAGATTGAAATCATCTTCAACCTTCACCCGCACAGCGGCCGAGATCTCATCGAACAGCGCGGGCAGATCGAACAGGCCCTTTCCCAGCTCACCCAGGACATCTGTCAGGGCCGCTATGATGATGCTGCGAAGGAAATTCTGAATCTGGTTTGTCTGATATATCCCCTGGGTGCCCACAATCTTGTTGACAAAGAGTTGAGGATCTTTGATCGCGATGGAGTAGGTGCCGAATGCCCGCAGCCGCGCGAGACCAAGATCAGGGTCCCGTAGCGCTATCGGTTCCGGAGTACCCCATTTTAGATCAAGAAAGTCGCGCCGGTTGACAAAATAGACTTCGGCTGTGAAAATCGTAGCACCGCTGGTGGCCAGCCCAAGCAGCGAGGACACGAGCGGTAGATTTGCGGTAGTGATCGTGTGTCTGCCTGGATCAAACATGTCCAGTGCCTTGCCATCACGATAGAAGACGGCCGTCTGGCTCTCACGCACGATTACCTGCGAGCCCATGCGAAAGTCCCCCGAACCATACTCGGGAATGCGCACGACCATCTCGTTCGGCCCCTGATCGGGGGCTTCGATTACGTCAATTATCCTTGGCATTGGGTTTTCTCCTTATACCTCTACACCTACACCTCTGGCATCGGGGTTTCGGCCCGACGATCTCTTTTCCCGGCGGATATCGTAGTCGCGGTTGGGGTGGGTCATTCGCTATCGATAGACTGCAAGATCACCTCGTCGCGACGGTTGTAGGCAATGTTCATGTTATCGAGCACAGAACTGAGCGCCCAACTGGCTTCCTTCCACTCCGGGTCGGGTCGGCCCGACAGGGTTGTCAGATTGTCGATGATCTTGGCAACGCGATCCACATCCTGGAAGAGATTGTCATCAAATTCGGCCAGGGCATCGAGTTGGGCCTCCTTGACTCTCACCGAGTCGAAGAGGGGAGCGTAGCCATAGCTGGCGGTTCGGATGCGGTCTGTCAGAAGCTGAAGCTTTTTCCCCGCCCGATCCAGATCGCCAAGCACCAGGAGCTGGCCGCTATTGGTCAGCTCAACCATGATACCATCAAGGCGACCCTTCTGTTCATCCAGCCGCCTGGCCAGGAGCTTGCGCACCTCATAGTCGCTCTCGCGGCGCAATTCCTTCTCCTTGTAGCCCTTGATACCGGGAACACCGCTTACCACATCCTCCACCAGATCCATCTGGCTCTTGGCTTTGTCTACCAGTTCGTCCATCTCCTAGTTTTCTCCTTTCAGTTCAAACTTCTCAAGTTGCCAGGAAGAGTTCACTTCCACAGTATGGGCAGACGATGACCCCTTTGCCGGCATATGCCTGTTCGCCGCCACAGTTGGGACACTTCTGCGTTTCCCGCATGTCCCCCGCCTGCTTGGAATAAAGAACACCTTCCTCCCAGTTGATATAACCGCTGAACAAGCCCTTGCCCACCAGATCGTGGATCATGGCCTTGACCTCAGAGCGACTGCTTTTCAGCTCGAACACCAGGTCGGCGATAGTCACCTCTCCTCGCGCAAGCACAATGTTGAGCAGCTCTCGTTCCTTTTCAACTTCGGCCAGCTCAGTTTGCTCCTGAGTGCCCTTCATGAAAAGATAGATGCCAACGCCGATCAGGGGCGCTGCGATACACAGGATTGCAATCGCCATCCCCAGGACAGCGCCGCTCACCGTGTTCTCTTCGCCACCGACCTGAGCAATCATAAGAACGCCCGCAATCAGGATCACCGCCAGACCGATGACCATCAGAACAATGCCGACAATGCGGCCTGATCCGCCCATACACACCTCCTGACTATTGCAGGCAAACGATCCTGCCATCAAGTTAATTAACCGATATTGCGCAGAAGGCCGATCTTCTGCCGTTATCCAGACCGCCGAAGCAGTTATCCTTGACCAGTAATCAGTAATCCGATATCGGAAGAGCGCCCAATCGCAACTGATAACCGAATACCGAATACCGATCACCTAACCGAAGGAGCTTCCGCCACCACCACCGCCGCTGAAGCCGCCACCGCCGCTGAAGCCGCCGCCGCCGAAGCCGCCGCCGCCACTCCAGCCACCACCACTGCTGCTCCAGCTACCCCGTCCCGACGATTTGGGCGCCGGACGGCTGGTAAGGGTGCTTGAAGCTGTGGAAAGCATGGAGCCGAGCCCGGCACTCAAGCCGGACAGCGAGCTGCCCATCCCGCGAGAGAGGTCTCCCATGCTGGGAGGACTCATGGCGCCGCCAGTGGGCACCGGAGCACCGCTGCCAGGGGGCTTTCCGCCACCGGACGAGGTAGTAGTGGGCATCCACCAGTCATAATCGCGTGGCCTCGGGCCCACATAGGGTCCCGGATAGTACCAGGGAGGAGGCGCTGTCTCAACTTTGGCGAACTTGCGCATCCAGCTATCCTCGAGATCGAAAACAATGGCATAGGGCAGGTAGCGATCGAAGATCTCTTTGGCTTCCGCAAGATCAGTGTACTTCTCGATATCCTCCATGTAACGTCTGAAGGCCAGCCATTTGGCAGCCTCTTCAGAACCCTCTTCGGTTTTCCGCGGCATATAACGGGCAAGAATGATCAGGCCAATGGCCGGAATACCCAGGGCCAGAGGCAGACAAAAGGTGAACCCTGTAAATTGACTCAAGAGAGTCATCGAGACGCATCCGGCAATCCCTGCCAGAACCAGCGCGGCTATTCCCAGGCCTGCATAGCTACTGCGGACCTTTTCCGGACTTGAGGCGAAGTGCCCTTCTTCGACGGTAGCTTCGTAGAGGTCCTTTTGAAGTCCCGGCATGCTCGTGTAGAACTTGTTTTTGAGATCGGATAGCTTCTTTTCCGTCTCCTTGCCGAAGAGTTTGCTGACGAGCCTGAACTCGTATTCACGCATGGGCAACGAGCGGTCTTCCAGGTGGTAGATGAAATCTCTTTTCTCGCCTATTCCCAGGGTGCCCGGTTCCTTGACCTCTTCGATTGCCAGCACCCCCCGCCGTGCCAGGTCGACCAGGGTTGCGATTATGTCTTTCGTTTCGGCCTGCTCGTCGACCAGGGTACCAACCATGCCGGCCGGCAGGTCGCCGGGAGGTTCGGGGATCCACTCCGCCGGCAGTTTGACAGGTGCATCGCGGCCAGCCGTGTACCAGAGCAGATATAACCCCAGCAGGCCGCCGATCAAAATCATGGCACTTAGTGCGAGAACACCGATCCCCACGATATCCGCAATCTTCTCCTGCTGGTCCAGGTACGCTTCCTGCCGGTCTATGGCTTCCTGCCATGGCGGCGGCGCCCCCTCGACAACCCCATGAGGCCACTGCAACCGGACCGCGAAGTCAGGACCACCTCTCATACTGGAGGTTGTCTCAAAATAAACGCTGCGCCCATCATCGGAGACCTCGGCAATACCTGGAGGACCGGTGGCATCCCAATTGTCCAACGTCGCGCCTGGCGGCAGGTGGACGGTCACCGATGCGTTCTCAATTGGGATTGTAGCGTTTGATGGCACCCCCTTCCAGACCAGTTGGTCGCCGCCCTCGTAGTAGAGCAGTCCGCCGTCGACGGTGTATTCGACCACCATTACCTTGCCAACATCGTTTGGGGGGAAGTTATAACGGATATTGATCTCGTCGCTGTTCTGCTCAACGCTGTAGGTATAGGGATCGCCACTGTTCGACTCGCTATAAACCGGGCCGTCAAGCTCACTTACAGACACGTCGGTGATGCTGGTCACATAGTCGGTGGGAATAGTACGTACACCGAACTGGAAGGTGCCTTCGGTGAACCTCAGATCCTGTGTCTCGACAACCCGAAACGTACCATCGGGCGAAATGGTGATATCGACGTCGTAGGCATCCCAATAAAGGCGCTTGTCCTGGGCCCCGGTTGGCGCCACGAATACGCCCAGAAACAACAAAATGGCTATGAATAGGCTTATCACGCGAACGATGCGCATTGTTGGTCCTCCTGCGTAGGGGACGGAGTGGAGGCGGATGAAGGAGTTCCGGCCACCCCATCTTATCACATTTCAGCGAAAAGGAAAACCGCTTCTTTCTCTTGCTCTGATTCTAGCATACGTTGCACGGCGCTATCCGACGATTGTCCGACATTCCTCCGACAACAAGGGGGTCACCATTGCCGATTTGCTCTATTTTGGTCTTTCCGCGTCAACTGTGGCATAATCTGACAATTACAGAGAAGGCATTTTCGAGGAGGCTGTGACCTTGCGAATTGAAATAGAATACTGCGCAGTCTGACACTATACCTCAAAAGTCGCCAGGATGGCGGAAGAACTGTTGAGGGACTTCGAATTCCAGATCACCGAGCTTGCCATCGTTCCCAGTGATGGAGGGAAGTTCGAGGTCATGCTGGACGACAAGCTGATTTACTCGAAAAAACGTACAGGCCGCCACGCCGAATATGCTGAAGTGGCAGCGGAAGTGCGAAAAAACCTTGTATCGAGGTAACCATTTGAGCAGTCAACCGCCGAACTTGTGCTGCAGCGTAGGAATTACGGCATACAACGAACAGGATAATATTGGCCCCCTTCTGGAGGCCATGATTGATCAGCATTTGCATCAGGTGACGATTTCGGAGATCATCATCGTTGCAAGTGGTTGCACCGATAACACGGTCCCGATCATCAAGTCCTACCAGAAAAAAGATCCGCGTATCAGGCTGATCGAACAACCTGAACGGCGGGGAAAGACTTCGGCGATCAACCTTTTCCTGGAAGCCGCCAGCCAGGACATTCTGGTGCTGGAAAGCGGCGATACCCTTCCGCAGGAATATGCTGTCGAAAACCTGGTACGCGTCTTCGAGGATCCGACCGTGGGAATGACCGGCGCACATAAGATTCCCGTCAACACACCCGATCACCTGGTGGGACTGTTCACGCACCTGAGACTGCGAATGGAGCACGAACTGTGCATGGATATTCCCCGCCTCGGAGAGATGATCGCTTTCCGTCGCGTCCTGGACCACATTCCTCCCGACGTTGCGATGGACGAAGCCTTTGTGGAAGCGATCGTCGTCAAGAATGGATTGCGTGTCATTTATTCGCCCGATGCAGTGGTCTACAACACAGGCCCCGACACGATCAGCGATTTTGTCCGTCAACGCCGGCGAAACCATGCCGGGCATCTCTTTCTCCAGGACAAGTATGGACACCAGGTGTCCAGCCTGCAGAATAAACGGGTCGCCAGGATTGCTTTCCGGGAAGTCTGGGGAGCTGTTCAGCTCGTTTATAGCATCGGATTGTTGGGGATCCTGGAGGGGTTTAGCCGCTTTCTTGGCTGGTACGACTTCGCGATTAAACGCGAACGTCACGTGGTCTGGGATATGGCCTATTCACAAAAACAGAACGTTCAGGAGTTGCGTAAGGACGCTGACGGGAATGGCAATGGCAATGGGGAAGAACGTCCCATAGTGCTTACGACAACACAACAGCAGCAACAGACAAACGGTTGATTGGAGCTGAAGCGCTTTGAGAGACCGAGTCTTCACCATCGCTAAGATCGCGATCACCTTCGGGTTGATCGCGTATGTTTTCTCAAAGGTTGATCTACAGGCCGTTGCGACCAGCCTGCTGCACGCCAACCCCTGGCTGGTTTTGCTGGCGCTGCTCTTTTATCTGATCGCAATCGCAATCAACGGCGTCAAGTGGTATGTACTGCTCCGGGCCCAGGAAGTGATGGTCCCATTCAGAGCGGTCCTTCAATATATGTGGGTAGGGGTCTTCTTCAACAACGTCTTTCCCGCCAATATCGGTGGTGACGTAATGCGAGGCTATGGCATGGCCCGCTACACCGATCGCACTGCCGAAGCTGCCGTGTCGGTGGTGGTTGATCGAATTATCGGCTTGATTGCCTATATGAGTACCGCTGCCGTTATGGCGGTGATAATCGTCACTGTGATGGGCTATTCCAATCTCCGCTGGCTGTTTTACCTGGCAATCGTCGCCCTGATAGCAATCGCTGCCGCTCTGGCAGTCTTGCTGAGTCGTCGCCTTCGAACACAGGTTGGTCGTCTCTTCCAGTTCCCTTTGCTGGCACCTTTTGCCCCGCTCTACCAGGGTGTCTCGGACGCGTTCGACGCCTACCGCACCCACTCCGGATCGCTGGTGCTGGCCTTCGGTATCGCCCTGACTGGCCTGATGTCGGCCAATATCGTCAACTGGCTGCTCTTCCAGGCGACCGGCGGCGGGGTACCCTTCCTCTACGTGCTATTGTTCAATCCCCTGATTGCCCTGGTGCTTCTGGTGCCGATCAGCGTGGGCGGTCACGGCGTCATCCAGGGAGCTTACCCCTTCTTCTATGGGCTGGTAGGTGTCCCCGAAATACAGGCCGTGGCGGTCAGCGTGCTCATGTCCTTTATCATCATCATGGGCAGCCTGCCCGGGGGCGTGCTTTGGTGGCGCAATCGTGGCGCCAGCAGCGACAGTTCCGACAGTCCCACGGTCACAGCCAGCCAGCCGTCAGGTTGATTTCCCCATTGGCAATTGACAATTAATCCGCGGTCCAGTCCGGGTAACGATCCGACTCCCCGTCGTTGGTTAACCGGTAAACCTCGGAGCCGTCGGCGCTCAACAGATAGATATCCCAGTTGACCATTACATCGCTATCCCGATCAGAACTCATCACAATCATGTCGCCATCCATGGCCCAGTTTGCCGCTTCGTCGTTGACGGCGGGGAAAGTGAGCAGGCGAACGCTCTCCTCCATGGGACCAGCGACGGCCACGCTGGGTGCATCCATCACATAGAGATTCTTGTTGCCATCCCGGTTACTCTCAAAGAGAATTGTCTCTCCATCAGGAGACCAACGGGGACGTTTGTCATCGGCAGGATTGTCGGTCAGGCGGACCTGATTGCTACCATCCGCGTTCATGACGTAGAGCTCCGGATTGCCATCGCGCTCCGAAAAAAAGAGGATTCGTTCGCCGTCGGGTGACCAATCTGGCCGCAGATTGTTGCCGGGATGATTGCTGATATTTTCGAGCTCGCTGCCATCCTTGCGGACCTTGTACACTTCGAAACGGGGAGAGCCTTCCACCAGCATATTGCTGTAAAAGAGCAGCCATTCTCCGTTCGGTGACCAGCGGGCACCCAGCTGGTCGGATGGCATCAAGCTCATCAGACGACGCTGGTTGCTGCCGTCGGCGTCCATCACATAGAGCTGGACGTTGTCCGCATCATCGCGGCCCGACGAAAACAGGATAGTCTGGCCGTCGGGCGACCAATCAGGTTCCAAATCTCGTCCCGGGGAATCGGTCAGCTGCTGCAGATCGCTGCCATCGGCGTTCATCGCCCAGATCTCCAGCCGCCCGGTGCGGTCCGAATGAAAGACGATCCGCCCCGGAAAGTCAGGCAGTGGCTCAGGCGTTGCTTTTTCCTGCCCGACCTCTTCGCTCGGCTCGACGACGGCCTCGGGTGAGGCCGCCGGCAGAGGCGTAGGTGTCGCAGCCACCTCGGCCACAGCCGGTGTCGGGGTTTCGGTTACGACAGGTTGGGCTGCGGCCATGCCGTACAACAGCAGGGTAAGCCCCCAACAGATCAAACCCAACACGGCCAAGAGGATACGACGGTTTTTATCCCGCCCGAACGTTGCCCCGCCAATGGCCATCAGGCCGAGCACGAACAGCACGGCGGCAGTGGTATACAGAGTGAATGCTTGCACAACAGTCTCCTTGCCAACCAGAAAATCGGTTCCCCGGTTTGCTCAGGCCGATTATACTCCCCGCCCAGGCTCCTGTCAATGGTTGCAGAGGGCATCTACCAATAGGGTCGCGATTTCACGAATGGCCCCCGCGTCCCCGTGTCCCCGTGTCCCCATGTCCCCGCGTCCCCGTGTCGCCGCGTCCCCGTGTCCCCGCGTCCCCGCGTCCCCGCGTCCCCGCGTCCCCGTGTCGCCGCGTCCCCGCGTCCCCGCGTCCCCGCGTCCCCGCTCCCGGCCAGCCAATGCCAACCGGGAGCAGCCACACCATGCTTGATTTGCCGGGCAATGTATCAATCCAATGCCCGGGGCCAAAGTTTGTCTACCTGCGCCGGCGCCAGGCGGCAAGGGCGCCGGCCAGTAGTACAAGACCTGCCGCCGTCGCAGGCACCGCGGCCGCAGGCACCGCGGCCGGACTGGCATCGAGCCCGCTCAATGCCACCGCCGTCGGCGCCATCAGATCCACGCTCACCGGCCCGTGCAAACCTGTAGCCCCGGTAACATCCACATCCTCCAGCCAGTAGTAGTAGCTATTGCCGGCGCTTACCCCGGCGTCCTGCCACCGGTAGAAGGCGCCCTGTCCACCCGGAGCGGCCGAAGGCACGAACGCCAACAGCTCAGACGGTGCGCCGGCCGCGTCGCTGCGGTAAAGGTTGAAACCGACGTTGTCCACCTCGCTCACCGTTTCCCAGCTCACCGACACTACATTGCCCTCAGCCACAGCTTCGAACTGAGCCATCGCTACCGCCAGCGGCGCATCTGAGAACGGAAAGTCCAGGGTGTAGTCAAGCCCACCCGCAGCAAGTTCGACAGCGTCCTGACGGGTGGGGCCTGTCGAGTAGACTCTCGTTAAGGAGGCCGGCGGCGTGCCATCATCGATTGAGCAGGTCGGGAACCCACTACCGTTGTAGGCACTGATGAATCCTTCGATGTCAGGATCGTCAGCGTAGACAAGTGTTGTGTAATGCTTATCAGCCGAATTGGGATCCAGGCTCTTGAAGTAGTAGTTGCCAAAGCTGTCCGTATTGGTCGCTTCCATGAAGGACCCACCTTCATCGTACAGCCACACGGAGACACAGCGGATTCCCACCTCGTCCGGATCACCGTCGTCTTGTGCACCGTTGGAATTGATGTCATACCAGACCCAGTCCCCCACCTCCACGACACCCTCGTCATCGTCGTAGCCGAAATCAGCCTCCCGATGATGCTCGCCTGCAGCCAACGAATAGGGGTATGGCTCGTTGGCAGTCGTCAGCACAAACGGCCCGCCGAAGTAGGGATACAGATCCTGCTCGTTGACATCCACAATGTAGTCGCCTGCTTCCAGGTAACTGAAGAGGTAGTATCCGTTGACATCGGTGACATCGGTTTTGATCACCTGGTAGTTGTTGCTGCCCAGATCCATAAGGAGACGGACCTCGACGCCGGGAATGGGATCCTCGGTACCGATATCCTCCTCCATGTCGCGATTGTCGTCGTGCCAGACATAGTCACCGATGGAACCCAGCTCACAACCCATCACCAAATTGATGGACCGGCCCTCCACTGCGGAGGTCTGATTGGGCGACCCATCGTCTACCTGGGTATGGACATTGAGAGTGTTGTAGTTGCCAGGTGCCAGAACGAATGATGCTTCCCAGCCATCTGCGGTCGCATCAGGTGGTTCATACGGGGGGTTAGTGGGTGTAGGATCAAAATAACCGATATAGGCGAAATCGGGCGGGGTGCCATCGTTGCCGTCCAGGTTGCTCACCAGCTGGTTGCCATCCACCTTCACGTAGTGTTCGCCGCCAGTGTGATAGGCCTCGATAGCGATACCAGGCTCGGGCAGTACCAGCACGTAGCCCGTCTCCGTGGCACAATCGTAGCGCACATAGAGCTTTGAGAGTACTGGCTTGTCGGGATTGCCGGCTTTATGCATGTCTGCGAAAAAATCATCATCAAGGTCCCACTCCCCAGGGTCACCGTCTACAACAGCAATCCAGTAGGTTGGCTCCGGCGGAGTGGCCGCCAGCGAAGGCAAGGCAGCAACGATCAAAGTCAAGGCCAACAGGGTCGCCACAACAAGGCGCGGCCCGCGCGACATTTTTGTGCCGATTCTTTTCGAACGAGACCTGTCTAACATCATGGGCTCCTTTCAGGGGACCAAAGAAAATCGACGCCCAGAACCATGAAAAAAGGTGGTAAGGGCAAAATAAACTTCTCACTTTCTGCCGGGGAAACGGGCAGAGGTCGGGATTTCGCTTTTCCTCCTCGTCAAGCCTTCAACCGGATGTGATTGGGACGTCACAAAACAAGGGAGTAGCGCAATACTTCCTTGCTATATTATACGACATTGTGGCGAAATTCTGGACGGGACCACCCATATTGTAAGGTTTTCTAAGAAAAGCCTCCATCATGCTCTGACATTCCCCACGAAAAACGTGCCTGCCGGAAGGTCATCCAGCAAGCACGTTGCAGAGAATCCTACCCGTTTCGTAACTGCTCAGGCACAAGGTGCAATGCACTTGCTTATCCGGCTCCAGGTAGTCGTTGGACCAGACTCTTATTCAAAGCGGCTTGATTTTGGGGACCAGTTGCGTCGCGCCTGAGTAGCAAAGCATTGCCCGGTTTTTCAGCCACGAACGACACGTATTACCACGAATTCAGGCCAGAAATTGCTGCAGATTCGTGCAATTCGCGCCAGATTTGGCTTCTGAAAAACCGACAACGCTCACGAGAAGAACTGGCGACTCCGCAACCAAAGTTTCAATCGGAGATGAAGGCCAGGGTCTCCATGTGAATGTCCATGAGCCGATTTTTGGCGATCTGGACCAGCTTTTCCATCATCGCAAAACCAAACGCGCAATCCTCCTCGAAAGCCTGGCGCAGCCGGGCAGCGTCGAAGACAATCACGGTTGACGGGCTCATCGCTACGGCGCCGGCTGAGGCGTCGAAAGGCGGAACGAAGCCCGACCAGCCAAACATCGTTCCCGGTCCATCGGTGCTCATCACGGCGTCCCGGGTGACTATCTCACCGGTGAGTTGGCCCGCAACCGGTTGAGAAGCACTGGCATCCGGCAACGCCATCACGATGGCAACCTCCCCTTCCTGGACAAGATAGACGGTATCCAGCTTGTCCCCCTCCTCGAAAAAGCGATAGCCTTCTTCGACAGACTGTATGGCTCCGGAATCGGCCAGAATGACGATCTGTTCATGGCTGAACCCTGCGAAAATGGGATATCGCCGGATAATTTCAGGTGAGATCATAAGGGTCTCCTTGCTTGACTTACCAGGACCACGCGGCGTTTACACCGAGTCCCGGTCAGGACTATCGATCATCCCTTGATCGATAGTCCTTCTGTTTCCATTACGGCTATCTCGGCGAGCACAGCCTGAGTCACCTCCGGAATGACTTTGTCCACCGCCGGCGTAGGTTGATCGCCGAAGTCGATCACGTTTTCGACGGCAACGCCGTAGATGACCACCTCATCTGGCAGTGAAAGCCCCATTTGCCTGCCAGCAGCAAGGGCCGTGATGAGTGTAGTATCGTGCGCCGACGCGCTATGTTGCGTCGGACTGATGGCGCGCAAGTCGTCCAGTGTGAGCCTTTGCACGGTGCCTGGCGCAACGTCGCCATGGGTCATGGCGTCGATCAGGATGACCCGATCGTAGCCGATCATCAACTCCATGAGACGAAGGCCGCCCACACAGGCCTCCACGATGGAAAGGCCGTTAGGAACCCTGCCTGCCAGGCACTCCTGCAAACGGTAGGCAACCTTCACACCGACACCATCGTCGGTGAGAATGGGATTGCCAAGGCCGACTATCAACGTTTTCATAGGCGGGTTTCAGTCCGTATACTGGCTCACCCGCTCGACTACCTCACCATCGGCCTGCCGAATAGTTATCTCCAGTGGCATCTGGCCGGGCAGCGAATGGGTCGCGCACGACATGCACGGGTCGTAGTTGCGGAACGCCATCTCCACCCGGTTCAACATGCCCTCCGTCACCACTGTGCCCCTGGTAATCAGCGACTGCGCCGCCTTCTTGACCGACATGGCGATCGGGGCGTAGTTGTTTGTGGTGCCCACGATCAGGTTCACCTTGGTTAGAATGCCCTTTTCGTCGGTCTGATAGTGATGGGTCAACGTACCGCGCGGCGCCTCAACAGAACCAATACCCTCGGTCGGCGTGCTGCTGACGTTGACACGCATATTCGGATCGGTGATCTCCGGATCCTGACTCAGTTCCAACATGCGTTCGGCGGCATACAGCAGTTCCACCAGGCGAGCCCAATGGGTTGCCAGGCGAAAATGAACGGGCTGATAACGCCCCTTCGTCTTTTTGCTTCCCAGTGTCTCATAGAAGCGCTCGAAGGCTTCCTGGGCCTGGGAAGTTGCCATGCCGTTGGATGCATTGAGGCGGGAAAGAGGTGTTGCGCAGTAGACACCACTGTCGGTGCCATCGACGAATCCCTTCCAGCCCACATCCTTGAGATAGGGGAACTTAAGATAGGTCCAGGGTTCAACCCGCTCGGCGATATGCTGAACGTAGTCCTTGGCCGGATACTTGATGAATTCCTTGCCGTCAGGACCGGTCACGCGGATCAAGCCATCGTAGAAATTGACCAGGTTCTTCTCGTCAACGGTACCCATGTAATAGGTCTCATGGGTGAACGCGTCGGAAACGATCAGATCCACGTAATCCTGGTTAGCCAAAACCAGATCGTCGAACGCCTTGAGACTGAAGAGGGCGAATTCGACGTTCTGGCGAGCGATCTCCTCGATCTCCGCACGTTCCTCCTCGTTGATAGATTTCGACCAACCACCCGGCATGCCTGCCACCGGATGTATGCCGCGGCCACCAAGCATCTTGATGACATGATGGTTTCTCATGCGACAGTTGATGACCTGCATGCCCACATCCACGCCCACTTTGTGGATCACGCCCAGGATATTGCGCTCCGCAGGCGGTGCGTCGGGCCCGAGAATGAAGTCAGGGCCACCCAGGGCATAGAAATGGGTCGTATGGTCGGTGACGTAGAAGGCCATATAGAACATCTCCCGCAGCTTTTTCACTGCGGAGCTGGGTTCCACGTCAAACAAGGCATCCAGGGCCTTGGTCGCAGCCATATGGTGCGCTTCAGGGCAAACGCCACAGATGCGGTTGGTGATGCGCGGCATCTCCTCCGCCGGGCGACCGACACAGAACTGCTCGAAACCGCGCAGCTCGGGGATCTGAAGATAGGCATTCTCGACGTCACCTGCCTCATCAAGGAAGATCTCGATCTTGCCATGGCCTTCAAGTCGTGTAATGGGGTCAATTGTGATACGCTTGGTCATGACCCACCTCCGTTGATTCGTACGCGGCGCAGCATCGATTTGGCCATGCTGAAGCGGTAGAAGGTACCGGCCGGATCGACGATGGTGTTCACTGCCTCCTGTACCCTGCGGTCCAGCTCGGCCTCG from Chloroflexota bacterium includes these protein-coding regions:
- a CDS encoding SdrD B-like domain-containing protein, with the protein product MSRGPRLVVATLLALTLIVAALPSLAATPPEPTYWIAVVDGDPGEWDLDDDFFADMHKAGNPDKPVLSKLYVRYDCATETGYVLVLPEPGIAIEAYHTGGEHYVKVDGNQLVSNLDGNDGTPPDFAYIGYFDPTPTNPPYEPPDATADGWEASFVLAPGNYNTLNVHTQVDDGSPNQTSAVEGRSINLVMGCELGSIGDYVWHDDNRDMEEDIGTEDPIPGVEVRLLMDLGSNNYQVIKTDVTDVNGYYLFSYLEAGDYIVDVNEQDLYPYFGGPFVLTTANEPYPYSLAAGEHHREADFGYDDDEGVVEVGDWVWYDINSNGAQDDGDPDEVGIRCVSVWLYDEGGSFMEATNTDSFGNYYFKSLDPNSADKHYTTLVYADDPDIEGFISAYNGSGFPTCSIDDGTPPASLTRVYSTGPTRQDAVELAAGGLDYTLDFPFSDAPLAVAMAQFEAVAEGNVVSVSWETVSEVDNVGFNLYRSDAAGAPSELLAFVPSAAPGGQGAFYRWQDAGVSAGNSYYYWLEDVDVTGATGLHGPVSVDLMAPTAVALSGLDASPAAVPAAAVPATAAGLVLLAGALAAWRRRR
- a CDS encoding Ni/Fe hydrogenase subunit alpha — translated: MTKRITIDPITRLEGHGKIEIFLDEAGDVENAYLQIPELRGFEQFCVGRPAEEMPRITNRICGVCPEAHHMAATKALDALFDVEPSSAVKKLREMFYMAFYVTDHTTHFYALGGPDFILGPDAPPAERNILGVIHKVGVDVGMQVINCRMRNHHVIKMLGGRGIHPVAGMPGGWSKSINEEERAEIEEIARQNVEFALFSLKAFDDLVLANQDYVDLIVSDAFTHETYYMGTVDEKNLVNFYDGLIRVTGPDGKEFIKYPAKDYVQHIAERVEPWTYLKFPYLKDVGWKGFVDGTDSGVYCATPLSRLNASNGMATSQAQEAFERFYETLGSKKTKGRYQPVHFRLATHWARLVELLYAAERMLELSQDPEITDPNMRVNVSSTPTEGIGSVEAPRGTLTHHYQTDEKGILTKVNLIVGTTNNYAPIAMSVKKAAQSLITRGTVVTEGMLNRVEMAFRNYDPCMSCATHSLPGQMPLEITIRQADGEVVERVSQYTD
- a CDS encoding hydrogenase maturation protease; translation: MKTLIVGLGNPILTDDGVGVKVAYRLQECLAGRVPNGLSIVEACVGGLRLMELMIGYDRVILIDAMTHGDVAPGTVQRLTLDDLRAISPTQHSASAHDTTLITALAAGRQMGLSLPDEVVIYGVAVENVIDFGDQPTPAVDKVIPEVTQAVLAEIAVMETEGLSIKG
- a CDS encoding Crp/Fnr family transcriptional regulator; the encoded protein is MISPEIIRRYPIFAGFSHEQIVILADSGAIQSVEEGYRFFEEGDKLDTVYLVQEGEVAIVMALPDASASQPVAGQLTGEIVTRDAVMSTDGPGTMFGWSGFVPPFDASAGAVAMSPSTVIVFDAARLRQAFEEDCAFGFAMMEKLVQIAKNRLMDIHMETLAFISD